In Glycine max cultivar Williams 82 chromosome 10, Glycine_max_v4.0, whole genome shotgun sequence, the DNA window attcttgttaaaaaaaattaattacctagtcttgcaataattttaaaaaacatattaaaattaaataattatgtaatttaaggACAATTATCtcatacaaaattcaaatgatattaatttcattgttcGTAAgggaaaaaattcaaatttctaataacaCACCAACACATAAACATGAATCAACACAAGCATTACAAGGTCCATATTAATCAAGTTCCAAACAAAGATCTTAAACAAGAATTACAAGGTCCAAATTAAGATCAACTAACTGAGTACATAACAATCCTAATaactaaaagaaattaaaaaacaatgttCTTCATTCCATAATCTTCATTCATCATCAAGTGTAAAGGTCAAGGAGCCTGAATAATTAACATCTAATATTGTCATTtagggaagaagaaacaagataaTATAAGTCACAACAAGAAAGACAAATAACTATAGTGAAAATATGACTTCAACTATGCATAAAAAAGGTTACTCACCAAGATTCATTCTCCAAGATGTGTTAAAACATAATCTGTCTTTTGGTGGATTGGAAGAGCTTTCACAATAGTTAACTGCTTTGGATCGTCAACTAACCATTTAATAGATTTGGCCCATTGTATCAAGTCTTTCCCATTCgttgcaattttcttctaggatgtCATCAAGAGGTTAATCTAGATGTTAATAGTATTGCTTCTCCATACATATCATCTAGCTACTACCAACCCAAAAAGGGTTTTTTCTTAAGTTATACATTATTCTCTACCACACACTTAAAATTCTTAGCAAATAAATTGAGAATTAAGATAACACCCCCACCAGGCACAAACACTACAAGCTAGACTAAAGTTTCGTTCCATGAATGAAGCTATCTCGAAGTCATGGAAAAAAGTTCATCTCTTAGAAGCAAAACAAACGGAGGGAGGCTTTCATGTTGGGGCGTCTCAAGTTGAAGCTTCCATGGGCGAAGAGAACAAATTCTTATAAACCCATTGGTGGTTTTAACTATGACCATTTAAGCTATGCTCAAAACTTTGACGAGGGATGGGTAGAGGATGATGAAGAATCTTTACATCGCGGGTTCTCTGCTAGATATGCAACACCTTCCTCACATAAATTGTTCAAGCAATGATAAGGTTCAACATTTAAGGTCAGCTAATATAtgtacaaacaaacaaaaaaccatTCGTACGTATATTTCTTGGCTCATTTTACTTTACCTTctagtgatattgattgcataaaatataaattatcacTTATGTTTGATGCAACAAATAAGTAGTACAAAGGGCAATAGTTAATCTGCACAGCGCCTATTTATAGTCAGTTTGTACACTAATAGagaaattaatatcttaaaGCTCTTGTTAACTTAGTATTGGAAATATTTATATACTTACAATTTAGTGAAACAATTTCTAACTTTGATGCTCGATAATGATGATTGACTACTAAACTTGACTCTAGGACATTCCCCTGTTCCAACAGAATCTAATGAGGTAATCTTTCAATTATCCaaaacaactaaataaaaaataaatcacaaatTAACAGCTGAGAATGAATTTTCTGAATAGATTGAGGGAGTTATTTAGCTGATCTAGTATTTATATACAATTTGACAATGATTATAAGGAGATTAAGGATGATCCTAGTTCCTTAGACAGTATACTCTAGTATAAGAATAGCTATGTacatgaatttgaaaaataattgctAGTTGCTACAGATTCCAATAGGCATTTAACtactttattttttgtgaaCAATAGGCATTTAACTACTAATTCcaatagttttattttgaacATGTCCCCTCATGGAAGAGCCCTTTGGGCTTGAAGCAAGGAAAAATGTACAGGCCCTCCATACAATGTACTGAAATTCAAGTTTTGTTTAAGATGAATGGAGGTGAATAGAATCAAACATTACAATGCAAGAGCAtatcaatcaaaatcaaaatagcgAACGATACATCGTAATTGGAACTCTAACCACACAATTGAAACCCTTCAATTAATCCAAAAAATTTACAAACCAAAACCCTATCCCAGAAAAACATATTGTGAAAAGAAAGTTGTCATTGAAGAATAAACACAAAGTGAAGAAACCAAAGTTCTCATTGAAGAATAAACACAAGCACCTAGAGTGCAAGGTCTGTTCCTAACAAATTTGCAAAAATGCCCACAgtacaaattaaagaaatcaaaaaaTGAGCAACGAAATCAAACAATGAGTACCCAGAGTACAAAACCAATGAAATCaaacaactaaataaaaaataaatcacaaattaacgaaaaaaaatgaatacacTTGACACAACAAGAGTGTGGATCGAAATCGCAAAGGAAACTTAGTTGCGTCTGCAGTGTGAGAGAGTGGCTGAGAGGATAAGAGCGTGAGAGAGTGACTGAGAGCGTGAGACAGTGGCTGAGAGGGGAAGAGCGTGAGAGAGTGACTGAGAGGGGAAGAGAGAGTGACTGAGAGGGGAAAAGCGAAAGAGAGCGTTTGCTGCGTGAGTGAGTGGCTGACAGTGGAAGAGAGGGATGGGGAATTTTAATTCCTGTGGTTTTtgtgagaatttaaaattattctaatttagtcTATTAAAATGCTTTAGAAAATGATGACATTTTAATTACTTCTAAAATACTTTATCcaaatagattaaaatataagaagCATTTTAATAGCTCAGTTAAAATACTTTACTCACTTTAAttgctccatccaaacacaatgtTAAAGTTAGTagaatgtttcttggtttcaccattgactttgtcatatcaacaataattgTCTTCTCGTCCTTAGTCAATTGACTAGCGTATGGGTgcccaactaatgacttggctAATTCAAGATTGTGACTCCACAcattaacttcaccatccaaccttggCCTCCAACCGTTGGTTTCCCACAAAGCTttaagggacacccacatttcctactgtcagtatctcttctaacaaaatctttcttcctagacctatactgaccactcctttcacaaccaattaacacaaatgaagttCTTTCTCTAATACCAGTGTTTGTGTCTGACCTCATAATCATCGCAacaaatccaatttcataaACGACTGATCGAGCCtactgcaaaacatcatcttggGTAGCTAACACCTACAATACAAGCCACACAAGTTTAGTCTTCAAAGGGACATTCATTTTTTGATTTAGTAACAATAAATCACAttattacctgagaagtattaaacacatcagaacaatcaacatgtttttcttcattcacaccatcttcatcttcattttcatcattcatatcaacttcttcagacattatactgtcatacatccattgatcttcgtccatcttaacaagacattcaaaattttcagcatcacaaacaaacaaccccTAACCGCACCATACATATACTATCACACAAAACCCTACGTAATTTTTTACTGCCTACcattttataaacattaaaattaataaccctatatattaaaaacctataacatcaactttttatacttacaattcataaccatataatacataaaaaaattataactgcAGCATATGtagtcaaataaattatttgattcaaCTTAATtctaattcttaaaattattactacatagaacaatcaattttagaccacaaactcaaataaattatcCATAAATTACAACTATAAATTATCTTACAAGTCataccattttaaaaatataaaaagtaattacaaattaattatcaatctacattttttaaaaacatttaaaacaataatatgaattatatttcaaataaacatataatttttatttaatatttatttttatttaaaaaaataaaaaattaatataaaccaCACGGATTAAGTAATCCATAAGCTTTAATATAActtacggattacataatccGTATAAAACATACGGATTATGTAATCTGTAAGTTATATTAAAGCTTACGGATTACTTAATCTGTATGTTATGCAAACACAAAAAATTTACGGTGTACCTCCAATGTATCTCCGTTAACAACCGAACCAACCATCACAACAATCACCACCGACCAACCTCTGTAACACTTTCACCTCGATCAAAGCATCACCTCTCTCAACAATGAAAAATCAACACGAAAGGGAGAAAACGAAAAACAAAGCATAGCGTAACtgaaaaaaacttcaaaatcaacttaaaaaggaagaagaaatcaTAAGGGCATTTTATGTTTGTAATATGTTAAATTGGATTAtgatataaatatgtttttaatatgtttatttgACATTTCAAACATGTTGATGTCATGTTTGTAGTGTTGGATATATGAGCACTTTCCCAGTGTTCATGAGAGCATGATTGATGAAGGGTATGATAAGACGTCATCACGTGCCTACCGCTGGCTTACTACGAAGGCTTATTCAAAGGGATTCGCGACATCGACATACTAGACACGTATAGATGCACTGACGATTCCTGACGTATGTTGGATGCCTTATGGTGACCACCGAGTAGTTAGGGCGTTTGACCTCATTTCATGCTTTCAAGGTGAGCTTAGATGGGGTCCCATTGTGGTCACACAtcgaccggagagggtggtGCGACAATTTGGCTACGTTCAGACCATTCCTCCACCGCCTATTGGTCCCACCTTGTCATTTGAGGATATGGACGACAGGTGGATGCATTACTTAGACCATCTAGCAGCTGTAGGACAGATTTGTGTTGAGCATGACCAATGTGCAACAGATTACATGGATTGGTTCTTCGGGATATCTCATCCATTCATCACACCCACACAGGCAGTTGATCCGCCCAAACATCCACCTATCCCACAACATGAGACATAGGTGGAGCCAGATATCCCGAAGGTCCCAATGGCACCAGAAGCTGGACCTTCAGAGGCAGCTGATCTGCCTAGACATACAGTGGTAAGATGAGTtgctttaatgttttattaaatgttagttattttaaatactgtaataaatgtgtttttttgaATGTCATAGGATGCTTGCAAAGCGATCGTAGAATGGTTGGAGTGTGTGCTCAACCTAAGGATGGTCACTGTAGGCACAAAGTTACATGACATCATGGAAGACTGCCTAAGGATTGCTAGGGGTGTCACCTCAGATGGAAATTTTTATGTTAGGGCACGACGAAGACGGCACACGAATCAGTGATAGATGATGTTTATATGTTGTATTTgacaacatttttgtttttcctaacattttgtatttgttacattatttttcttataacttTTATTGTATGTTTATTCTAGTTGTGTGTGTGTCATACATTAATTTGGTTATagcttttattttatgtttttcgtAACATTTTCTATTAGCCCAAATTGTTGCATTCACATGAGCGAGAATAACCTATTTAGTTGAAAAACTCGTGTTTGATTCTCATTGTGCACTTCGTACATAATTTTTCTGTGAGttatgacaaaaaataataattgtgaaATGGATCACTTGCAACTTTAATATTTGATCATGAATGtgcaaaatactaaaaaaataaatgtaaatataataaactatatgatttgttaaataaagaaagataaagagaaatgaaaaaaataacaattaattattttaaaagagtgTTGAGTCTATCAGAGTTGAATCTAGCTTTGTCTCCTACAACATGATATATTAAGATTTCAATTTGCTATTGAGAGAGATATTTATAGTGTTCGATCGTAGGTTGAATAGATTGTCTCAAGAAGAAATTGGCAAACTAGAATGGTATGTACCATATATTAGTATGCGACACCTCTATTTTGGATATACTACTTCAGAAATAGTGGACTATTGAGCATGTCTTTCTCCATGCAATTTTTGCGTTACGTGTTTCTGTTGGCAGTTAGGGCAGATCAGTGTtgattttcattcttatttttaggGATACGTCTACATAGGGTATACCTTATATATTGGGGAAAAAGTTTATGGATaggaaaatttaattaattacctaTGTCATGGAACGACATCTGAAATTTGTGGTATGTACCATACATTAGTATGCGAcacctctatttttttaaaaataaattgtaaaatgaAGGTTATTTATCTACATTAATTCATGTTAGGGGATCAAAAgtggttttaaatttaaaataattcattttaaatgcagtaaaaaatgattttaaattttagagacaTACTAATCCACATTGACGTACTTGcaaacattacattaacttaGTTTCATGGGTAAAGCAAATAGTGAACAACTTAGTTGAAAAACTAATGAACAACTACTCAAAttcaaacattacattaacatcCAGAAGCaaataaaatttgcatgaaAACTACAATTAACTAATATTAATTTTGCATTTAATCATGTGGCGAGCGATACACGTCGTCTTCTATTTTCATTACCTGTTtactaaaaacaactaaaatttctattg includes these proteins:
- the LOC102670011 gene encoding uncharacterized protein — its product is MPYGDHRVVRAFDLISCFQGELRWGPIVVTHRPERVVRQFGYVQTIPPPPIGPTLSFEDMDDRWMHYLDHLAAVGQICVEHDQCATDYMDWFFGISHPFITPTQAVDPPKHPPIPQHET